A segment of the Trifolium pratense cultivar HEN17-A07 linkage group LG7, ARS_RC_1.1, whole genome shotgun sequence genome:
TGGCTAATTTGAGAAGTGTTTGTGATTTATATTTTCTTAGTTGTTTCTTAGTTATATATGTAGGCACGGTTTTATAGATATTAGTACGGAATGAGATTAAGTGCAGTCGTGACTATATGCAGTTAGCGACTTAGAACCGTCTGATCAAAATCAAACGGTTTAaattttaagagtttttttatttttgtttaatactattataaaattttgagataacatctgatcaagatcagacgacCTAAATGTACCGATtgtatcactttttaaattcattgaattcaGGTTCATATTAGTTAGTACACATTCCTAATGCTCTCTATATATGTTATGGTTTAGGTTAATCCAAAGTTGTATGGTGATGACAGCACCCGTTTGTTCATTTATTGGACGGTAAGTTCTTTTCATGTGTGTAGTTTCTAATCTTATGTTAGTACTATAGTTGTTTTGTGTAACCATAAATCTAGAGAGAAAACAACATTGaatatttttggtttattgATTGTGATTTGTGATCCAGAAAGATTCATACAAGTCAACAGGCTGCTTTGATCTTACATGTCCTGGTTTTGTGCAAGTATCTAAAGAAGTTGCAATTGGTTCTCATTTAGGACCTTATTCACACCCATTTGACCAACAATATGAAATCAACATTGGACTATTTCAGGTAATGATAACATATGTGTTCAAGAACATTCAAATATTTCACGTATTTACCCAACAACCAATGAAAACATGTCACTTGTATATGAAGTAAAAGTTGGTTAAAAGTTAGTTGTGAATATCACATGTAAGTCTACTTATGCGACTTATGTTCTCATTAATTGTTGGACAAATACCCCGAATTATTGTAGGCATCAGTCACCCATATATACATCCTAACTTAAAATTTCTCAATTTATGATGGATGAAATCTTAACCAAATTAACAAATTGTATTTATGCCATCATGTTACTAatgtaaaaaacaaatattaaactatatattttctcttaattttgtTGTGTTGATTTAGGATGATGATGGGAACTGGTGGCTTAGAGTGAAGGGTAACCATATTGTAGGTTATTGGCCAAAGGAGATGTTGGGTAACTTAGGACACAGTGCAACATTGGTTCAATGGGGTGGACAAGTGTTTAGTTATAAAGTCAAAAGTACCCCTCCACACACTGGAACACAAATGGGTAGTGGAGAAGAAGCAAGTGATAAATTTGGATTTGCATGTTACATGACTGATGTGAGAATTAAGGATTATTCAAAAAGTCTAAAATACCCTGCATATGTTACTACATTTGCTGCTGAACCATATTGTTATAGTGCTCTCAATGATGTTCATTATGGACAATATCCTGTATTCTATTTTGGTGGATCTGGACGAAATCGTTATTGTAAATaaactttatatataaataaattcataCAGTTAATGAATAAACAattacattttttctttatgtCAATATActctaaaaataaatgaaatcaacaaattttataaaattacattaaaagtctaaaaaaatgttataaatgTCTCTCTAGATTAAGATTTTATTAGTGTGAGGCGATTTCAACTCTCGGAGTCTCCTCTCTTGTGAAAGTATTTTAGCGAACCTGCAGAGATTAAAAGAATCGATTAACTCactaaaaagattatatataacTTGGTTTGAAAAAACAATAATTGCATTAGGCATGGAATCACTAAATAATCCATCAATATGCTTTATAGATTTACCTTTTGAGAGCATCTTCATTAGTTTCCCCTTTTTTGATGGGCTCAAACACACCGGTCTCTAAATTAACCTTAGAAACTGGTTTCTTCAACAACTTGTCACCAATTTGGCAAAGTTTTTCTAAATTATCTTTTGTGGCAATATCAACAGAAGAACTTATACCAGTCAATGTATCATCCTGCATTATAAGAAAATTACTTTTAATAAACTTATCATTGTATGgaatttaataattaaacttAGAAAGTACATATGAGTTTATATATATTGAAAGTAATTAATACCTGTATTCTAAGGTAATTATGTTGTGAATTAAGTGCTTGAGTGATGGTTGCAAGATGAAAATCAACCATATCTCCTGATGATTGACTAAACACATCAATTAAGGGAGTGGAACCACCATGAGTTAACCAATCCAATAGACCCCATTTTGCTGCCATTTTTGCAGtaaatttttgttcatttttaggTGTTCCAGTTCCTAGTGAGATTATCAAGAAACGACTATATTCCATAGGCTTGATGGCGTAAAAGTCATTATTCTGATTAATTATCTGTTTTGTTACTTCATTCACGGCCACTAAAGTCTGAAATATAATcaccaaaaacaaaactaatcagTGATATGCTTGCAAACTTAATTggatataaatatatttataatgtttGATATTACATACCGGATTATTTGCACAAACTCCGCCATCAACAAGGTTGAATTCATGTGTGTTGCCTTCTGTGTCTTGGTTCTTGAAGTTGTAACCAGGAAGATAAGTAGGTGCAGCAGAGGTGCTGATGCATATATCAGAGAGTCGAGCATCCATGCAAGGATTTTTCTTGATCTTATAAGATGAGAAAATAGTTGGTTGCATTGTCTTTATGTCAAATGTAGGAATCACAATATTAGTTAACGTCTCGTGGACACGAATTTCCCCTAACTTCTCCCTCACCACATTGTGAAGGTATTTTCCATCATATTTTGGTCCTGCTAATGATCTGAATAATTTCCCGATCGATCCCAAATGCCTGCATAAGTtcaattgttaaaaattatgaCAAGATAGTATGTACACATTATACAAATAAAAGTACTAATTAATCAATCGAACTTAATTGATTAGTACTTTACTTTTTGTATACGTGTTAAATTCTAAATTGATCTAATTCAAGTTCTAAATTGATTATTAAATTCTGACAACAATACGTACTTGTGTTGTGGGAAAATGTTTGGACAATGTTCCAAGTAAAAAGGCTTGATATCTTTCGCGGCAAAAAGAGGTCGTTGTTTATCATTTGGAGCGCTTAGCATTGCAGTTACAAGACCACCTGTGCTTGTACCTGTGATCACATCAAAGTAATCAGCAAGCCTTGCAGATTCACCATCCAATTCTTGAAGTTGTGATTCAAGGAACTCGAGAATAGTTGCGGGAATAATGCCCCTAATACCGCCACCATCAATGCTTAAAATAGTCACCAAATTTCCATAAGTGGGAGGCTGAATTTGTAGAAGTGATGATTGTGTTCTCTCCATTATATATATTGACTGAAATATGTCTAGAAATTAAATCTCAAATTAAGcttatgaatattaatttgttgaagaaatagaaaatttaatGAAAGAAATTAAAGCAAGGTAGAATATATTGAAGAATGTTTAGTTATGGTTTGTTAGATTGCATAGCTTAAAAGTTGTATTTATAGGAGTTTTGTTTTTAAGGTAGCAGCATACGAGGAACAGGAATGGGTAGCTTAGGATGTTGACTGTGTCAATGTCATAAGTCAAGgctgcgtgcgtgcgtgcgttgAAATGTTATAATCTGTCGTCTATGCTAAGTCCAAAAAATTGGTTCAAAGTTAATTGATGGTATTATTATAAAGCAAGCCAAAGTAGGAAACTAATTACAATGAACAATTCAACCATTGAACTATATTAGTACTTGTTTCTACGAAGGTAGGACTTTAAAAATTAGTTCATCATTGCCTAATCCAAACCCAAAATCTATAACTAtaactatattttttcttttttaccgTTTCTTGTTTTTTATAACTAAGTAAAATCTAGTTGAAAATTAAACTTAAGTTCTCTTAAACAATTAATCTAGTTATTAACCAATTGAGTTTAGTTATTTAGTGAACTTTAACTATGTTTTTAAGGTTTTTTTGCTGATGAATTATTCATTCGAtacacatcttatttaaatttgtaCGGGTACATCTGTTGAAGTGGACAATTTCGATAGGTTTTCAAATAatgtttattagttttttttaatattttttttttgaaaacttgttATCTGGCCCTAAACACTATTTGTGTGTCTATTAAAATTATCCACACAACTGTGTTTCATTATACATTTAAATACGACGTGTACCTGAATGTTTACTTTTTtcatttgactaaaaaaaaatattcaactcttattatttttacaacatTAAATTATGATAATTACTTTTCTTATGGGTGTGAAATTTTTCTTTATacatttgaccaaattgagtaTATATCTCTTCCTAGAAGgataaaattaactttttaaattaattaaaaaattaatttatctagtcaatattatagactagatacaacAGTTTTTCAATGCAtttaaaaagttgatttttacttatatatgagaccaaGACGAGAGAAAGTATATCTTTAGATACACTCAAATTTTGCAATAAGTAAATAAACTCATTTGTCAAAGGAAAGTTAAAAGAGATTAATATATAGTCAAAGCAAAGTAAAATACATTAATAACATCCATTAATACAGTCCCATTTTTTGGGCAAACATTTGTTATAAATGTTTGTGCTATTTATCTTGAATGTCTAAAAGTCTATTGAATTAAGGAGAAATGAAGGGAGCAAATTATCAAGGTGGAATGGAGAAATTCAAGAGTGCAACGTTGTTCCTTTGGGTGTTCTTTGCCTTGTGTACATTGAATATTGAAGCAAGAACATCTTCAACTTTAGAAAGAGAAATTGAAGCTAAATTAAAACTCTTAAACAAGCCTGCAGTGAAATCCATTAAGGTATGCAATTCCATAACATTCTcctcttaaaaaaaagtaatagttTTGTACTGTATTTTGAAAGAATTTAGAATTATTGTGTTTTGAATATACAAATTTTACTATTGTACTTTTTTTTGCAGAGTGAAGATGGAGATATTTTTGACTGCGTTGATATTTATAAACAACCTGCTTTCGACCATCCTGCTTTACAAAATCACCGTATTCAGGTACATTTTTAATAGGGTGCATTGctaaacaaatcattttttttgttaccaggTGGATTCCAGCACCAAAaccattttttgtaaaaaataaaagtctGCTTAGACTTTATAAATCGAGCCATAAAACAAATACTACTCTTTATCAAACTATTTATCATTTATCTTTTACTCAAAAATTTGTTTTGATTCATTATTATTGTTTGGCTCGTTTTAGTCCTTTGTCTTTTTTATGTCATGAATATTAGTCTTTTTCTGGAATACCCAAATCTATACTCTTTATATGAgttgaaatattaataaaaagacTATTCTTCATcacttaaaaacaaatatataaaaaagatcaAACAAATTTTGAGTAAATGATAAAGTAcgaataatataattaattaacctGAACAAATGAGGAATTATTTATTGGAAAATACTAAACTCATGCCTTAAAGCTTaaagacacttttttttttcttcttttgactAAGCTTAAGACACAAGGCTATATAGAAGTAcagtattttataaatttaaaagaagtgatatcttaaaaatttaaaaatttatattttcaataaataaaattgtcctttaatttttttagcttCTTAACTTAGGAGAATGTTTTTAGGGCGTGacccttatttattttcttggGAGAAAAAGAGGCTAGAGTCTCCACTAATGTAAAAGAAGCGATTGTGTTTGTGTATTTGGAGTCAATCAACTACCAATCAAATATTTAATggaaatttaatatataattccAAGATCTATATTCTACAAAATGCTATAAATCCAATTTAAAGactctaaaatatttaaatatctCAATTTCAGAAATTataatcaattaaattattattattattatttattattctcaTCATTCTTTAACTAACAAACTATGTACAGAGGATACCCGATTTTCTTCTTGAATCCAAAAACTCAAACACAGTAGGAACTTTCAACGCAAGTTCTGAGGTATTTCAAACATGGCAGAAAAGTGGAAGTTGTCCGGACGGAACAGTTCCTATCCGAAGAATTCAAAAAGAGGACTTGCTAAGAGCTGCTTCACTTGACCGCTTTGGACAAAAACCCCAGGAATCGTCTGTGAATTCAACACACACCAATAGTGATTTCGTTCATCTAAAAGATCGCTCGGTACATATTATAACAAGTTATATTCATGCATGCATGTTCACATACAagttatctcttttttttttaaactaattttattgcattatatatatgagTTGATAGCTAGGGTGGTGTGATTGTGTAGGATGCATATCTTCAGGCATACGGATACAATTTTATAGGCGCGGAAGCAAATATTAATGTATGGAATCCAAGGGTTGACAAACCAGAAGATTTCACTACTGCTCAATTGTGGCTTAAGGCTACCCATGGTGACAATTTAGAAAGCGTTGAAGCTGGTTGGATGGTTAGTCAATACTCTACTTCAAATTCCATTTAATCATACACACATATTTTTTCCTACTAGTTTATATAAGTTAATCCCTCCATCCCTGGTGTCAGAACTACTGAGCCCTGAATCAAATTAGGCGGTCCAATAGACTGGATATTTGTGatgaaaacaaatatataatattattaattggGTTAACTCAACCTTGGAAATGTTAATGTCATAATGTTTTTCAAATCCTCCTAATCATTATCCTACTACAACTGCAATAATTCTTGTTATGTTTTCTTTAATCTCTGGCGAAATACGATCGAGAGACACTTAActataattttctttaataaatatatttgtattaTATTTGAGTTTAGATGAAGTACATGATTAATGCATGCATGATGTTATACATATGAGTACACAAGTCTAAAGCACTATATATATGGTATGGTTTAGGTTAATCCAAAATTGTATGGTGACCACAACACCCGTTTGTTCATCTATTGGACTGTAAGTTCTTATTTATTGAAAGTTTgccatttttttcttccttttttattGGACTATTCTTCATTTTTATAACCACAAATCCTACTAGACATCGCCATTGATTTTTGGTTTCTTGATCGTGATGCAGAAAGATACATATAAATCAACTGGTTGCTTTGATCTTACTTGTTCTGGTTTTGTTCAAACAAACAAGGCTGTAGGACTTGGTGGTGCCTTAGGACCTATTTCAACCCCTCTTGGTCAACAATATGAAATCAATTTTGGAATATTTTTGGTAATAAAAAAagattcatttatttttattatattattatttgcaCTTTTCTCCTCTGCTGAGCATGGACCATTACACTAGTAATAACAAACAAAAGCGTGTGTGCGCACAAACATACAAAATGTATGGTTAAGattgttttaaataaatttacaacTGCGTTAATCTGGATTGACTGTCTGATTTATAATCAATggctaaaatttaaaatcgtGTGAAAAACAACTGCAACAAATCTACATTCCAAAATCACGCGTGCACACAAACACACAAATTGTATACAATGATGTtactaatgtaaaaaataattttaattttaatttgttggcTTGATTTAGGATAATGCTGGAAATTGGTGGCTTAAACTAAAGCGTGCCATTCCCGTAGGTTATTGGCCAAAAGAGTTTTTGGGACAAAGTGTTGTCTCCGTGGTTCAAaatcgttaaaaataattttcagccaccgaagatattactggattgagtcgcgggtcgatacgctttctttaagacgtttcgtggcactgcccaaaattgtgcaaggcagacgatcaaccacgaagtccccaggataaaacagcccagttctactgataccgataaatactgcactgtagatatcgggcaagaattacaccctcaaatatggtactaaaaccaGTGCGCTATGGTTTTAAGTCCATTCTAATATGGTGCTTTGACCACTCTAATATGGTGCTTTGACCATTCTTAAACCAAATGGGTTATGGTTCTAGACCATTCTTAATTGGAAGGAAC
Coding sequences within it:
- the LOC123894251 gene encoding patatin-like protein 2, encoding MERTQSSLLQIQPPTYGNLVTILSIDGGGIRGIIPATILEFLESQLQELDGESARLADYFDVITGTSTGGLVTAMLSAPNDKQRPLFAAKDIKPFYLEHCPNIFPQHKHLGSIGKLFRSLAGPKYDGKYLHNVVREKLGEIRVHETLTNIVIPTFDIKTMQPTIFSSYKIKKNPCMDARLSDICISTSAAPTYLPGYNFKNQDTEGNTHEFNLVDGGVCANNPTLVAVNEVTKQIINQNNDFYAIKPMEYSRFLIISLGTGTPKNEQKFTAKMAAKWGLLDWLTHGGSTPLIDVFSQSSGDMVDFHLATITQALNSQHNYLRIQDDTLTGISSSVDIATKDNLEKLCQIGDKLLKKPVSKVNLETGVFEPIKKGETNEDALKRFAKILSQERRLRELKSPHTNKILI
- the LOC123895758 gene encoding uncharacterized protein LOC123895758, with translation MEKFKSATLFLWVFFALCTLNIEARTSSTLEREIEAKLKLLNKPAVKSIKSEDGDIFDCVDIYKQPAFDHPALQNHRIQRIPDFLLESKNSNTVGTFNASSEVFQTWQKSGSCPDGTVPIRRIQKEDLLRAASLDRFGQKPQESSVNSTHTNSDFVHLKDRSDAYLQAYGYNFIGAEANINVWNPRVDKPEDFTTAQLWLKATHGDNLESVEAGWMVNPKLYGDHNTRLFIYWTKDTYKSTGCFDLTCSGFVQTNKAVGLGGALGPISTPLGQQYEINFGIFLDNAGNWWLKLKRAIPVGYWPKEFLGQSFLQHDATIVQWGGQVYSHEVKTKPHTGTQMGSGEASGRFGGACYMSTVRIKDYSQMLKYPQLVYAYSAEPDCYRALKDDGTDPLFYFGGPGRNLPHCP